In Longimicrobiales bacterium, the genomic window CCAAGTGTCCCAGACTTCGCTATAGAAGCGTCTTCTCTCCTCAGGGGACCGCGAATTAAGCAGGCCTTCGATGCGGCGCTTGGGATGTATCAGTGGCAGGAGTCTTCGGCGGAACATAGAGAAGTAAGCCTCAAACTTTCCAGCGTGAATTACTCCCTCCTGCACCAGGTCGAGGTGTGCGTCCCAGAAGATGCACGCATCGTCAGGCATTGCGCTTCTAAGGCGCCGATATGTCTCCTCTCGGTTCGTGGAAGGAGTCACACCAAGGAAGGCCAGGAGAGCGTCGTCGTCCAGTTCGGTGAACGCGGCCACGCGGATCATGACACAAGCTAACTGCACCGGACTCAGGTCGACCGCAACGACTTCGGCGGGGTCGAGCGTGAGCAGTGCTAGGGCATTGTCTCCAGAAGAGGCAATGGTTAGTAGGCGTCCATCTTTCGCAACCGGGGCGAGAGCCTCGCACAACACGTCGGCATCTTCCCAAACACTGCCGTAGCGAATGGCATCGAAGGCTGCCCGTTCTTCTATGGGCCGATCAGACCCCAATTTATGGGTCTTATTCATCGTAGGATCCTTTTCACCGTGGGTCCTGCTTTGGACGTCCGAGTGCCTCGTGAGCTTGGGCGAACTCCCCCGTGCACATTGCGGCCATGATCGAGATTTCTCCAGCCAGCGCGAGCCCGGCTGTGATTTCAGCAAGCTTAGCCGCACCGTCATTCCCCAAGCAGCCGAGGATTCGGAGT contains:
- a CDS encoding DUF3419 family protein, whose protein sequence is MNKTHKLGSDRPIEERAAFDAIRYGSVWEDADVLCEALAPVAKDGRLLTIASSGDNALALLTLDPAEVVAVDLSPVQLACVMIRVAAFTELDDDALLAFLGVTPSTNREETYRRLRSAMPDDACIFWDAHLDLVQEGVIHAGKFEAYFSMFRRRLLPLIHPKRRIEGLLNSRSPEERRRFYSEVWDTWRWRLLFRLFFSRAVCGRLGRDPAFFEHVDGPIATRMLARTQYAFSELPTDTNPYLAYVLTGNYRSDALPRYLRPEFRGIVRERISRIRTVLGPVEKAVGPFDGFNLSDIFEYMSPAEHERVYTALLDSAAPDARLAYWNLFVPRTAPHALRDRVVPLPELSEKLHSQDLAWFYQSFHVDEVSHVE